The following coding sequences lie in one Zingiber officinale cultivar Zhangliang chromosome 2B, Zo_v1.1, whole genome shotgun sequence genomic window:
- the LOC122047563 gene encoding receptor homology region, transmembrane domain- and RING domain-containing protein 1-like isoform X1, giving the protein MGSFKHEIERKQMLTLFLLLVLLVPTAVSNVVLIGKNVSLSFPDVEANFAPPVKRSGESGVLYLAEPLEGCTKLTNEISKGLGDPFVLIRRGECSFEAKVRNAQYAGFKAAIIFDNEDRGSLISNIAVAGNSVGIHIHAVFISMASGETLRKYVGYAGLELWILPTIDSSAWSIVVISFISLLAISAVLAMCFFVRRNVIRHEQHRLPNVREFHGMSSQLVKAMPSLIFTSAVEDNCTSTTCAICLEDYCVGDKLRVLPCRHKFHAFCVDSWLTTWRTFCPVCKRDAMAGVTDLPASERTPLLSGTTPSTIPVSSFHSPVAASPAIRISAMPPWSHSNSRPHSFASPNSSRTMPLHLQSNSSLTSSISHIPNLHSSYGRSPSICISRNSLDLRNSSSHRSRSYLVSPHSIYSPMNSRLGSSYMPGSSNAASSYLAASSSRQSYLRHCPESEASLSALASTNSLPGC; this is encoded by the exons ATGGGTTCGTTCAAGCATGAGATTGAGAGGAAACAAATGCTtactcttttccttcttcttgtattgttgGTTCCCACGGCAGTGAGTAATGTGGTGCTGATCGGAAAAAACGTGTCCTTGTCGTTTCCAGATGTCGAGGCCAATTTTG CTCCACCAGTAAAAAGATCAGGTGAATCTGGAGTATTGTATCTCGCAGAGCCGTTAGAGGGGTGCACTAAGTTAACAAATGaaatttctaaaggtttaggtgATCCATTTGTGTTGATCAGAAGAGGAGAATGTTCTTTTGAAGCTAAAGTCAGGAATGCACAATATGCTGGTTTCAAAGCTGCTATCATATTTGACAACGAGGATAGAGGATCCCTGATTTCAA ATATTGCAGTGGCAGGAAATTCAGTTGGCATCCATATCCATGCTGTGTTCATTTCCATGGCTTCTGGTGAAACATTGCGGAAGTATGTTGGCTATGCTGGTTTGGAGTTGTGGATCTTACCTACCATTGACAGTTCGGCATGGTCAATTGTGGTCATTTCATTCATATCACTGCTAGCTATTTCTGCTGTGCTTGCCATGTGCTTTTTTGTCCGCAGAAATGTTATAAGGCATGAACAACATCGACTTCCTAATGTGCGTGAGTTTCACGGAATGAGTAGTCAATTAGTTAAAGCTATGCCAAGTCTCATATTCACCTCAGCTGTTGAAGATAATTGCACCTCAACAACTTGCGCTATTTGCCTAGAAGACTACTGTGTCGGGGATAAACTTCGCGTGCTTCCATGTCGGCATA AGTTCCACGCGTTCTGCGTTGATTCCTGGCTCACTACTTGGAGGACATTCTGCCCTGTTTGCAAGCGAGATGCTATGGCAGGCGTAACTGATCTTCCGGCTTCTGAGCGCACGCCATTACTTTCTGGCACAACTCCGAGCACAATTCCTGTATCATCATTTCATTCTCCTGTGGCAGCATCTCCAGCCATCCGTATATCGGCAATGCCTCCCTGGTCACATTCAAATTCCAGACCTCATTCCTTCGCGAGTCCTAACAGTTCGCGAACAATGCCACTGCATCTCCAGTCTAATTCAAGTTTAACATCGAGCATTTCGCATATCCCTAACCTGCATAGTTCCTATGGCCGCTCACCATCAATTTGTATAAGTAGAAACTCTCTGGACCTCAGAAATTCATCGTCTCATAGATCTCGTTCGTACCTCGTATCTCCTCATTCCATTTACTCACCTATGAATTCTAGACTTGGATCCTCATACATGCCCGGCTCGAGTAATGCAGCCTCCAGCTATCTTGCGGCATCGTCCAGTAGACAATCTTACTTGAGACATTGTCCTGAATCAGAAGCAAGTTTATCGGCTTTAGCCTCGACAAATTCTTTACCAGGATGCTGA
- the LOC122047563 gene encoding receptor homology region, transmembrane domain- and RING domain-containing protein 1-like isoform X2, which produces MGSFKHEIERKQMLTLFLLLVLLVPTAVSNVVLIGKNVSLSFPDVEANFAPPVKRSGESGVLYLAEPLEGCTKLTNEISKGLGDPFVLIRRGECSFEAKVRNAQYAGFKAAIIFDNEDRGSLISMAGNSVGIHIHAVFISMASGETLRKYVGYAGLELWILPTIDSSAWSIVVISFISLLAISAVLAMCFFVRRNVIRHEQHRLPNVREFHGMSSQLVKAMPSLIFTSAVEDNCTSTTCAICLEDYCVGDKLRVLPCRHKFHAFCVDSWLTTWRTFCPVCKRDAMAGVTDLPASERTPLLSGTTPSTIPVSSFHSPVAASPAIRISAMPPWSHSNSRPHSFASPNSSRTMPLHLQSNSSLTSSISHIPNLHSSYGRSPSICISRNSLDLRNSSSHRSRSYLVSPHSIYSPMNSRLGSSYMPGSSNAASSYLAASSSRQSYLRHCPESEASLSALASTNSLPGC; this is translated from the exons ATGGGTTCGTTCAAGCATGAGATTGAGAGGAAACAAATGCTtactcttttccttcttcttgtattgttgGTTCCCACGGCAGTGAGTAATGTGGTGCTGATCGGAAAAAACGTGTCCTTGTCGTTTCCAGATGTCGAGGCCAATTTTG CTCCACCAGTAAAAAGATCAGGTGAATCTGGAGTATTGTATCTCGCAGAGCCGTTAGAGGGGTGCACTAAGTTAACAAATGaaatttctaaaggtttaggtgATCCATTTGTGTTGATCAGAAGAGGAGAATGTTCTTTTGAAGCTAAAGTCAGGAATGCACAATATGCTGGTTTCAAAGCTGCTATCATATTTGACAACGAGGATAGAGGATCCCTGATTTCAA TGGCAGGAAATTCAGTTGGCATCCATATCCATGCTGTGTTCATTTCCATGGCTTCTGGTGAAACATTGCGGAAGTATGTTGGCTATGCTGGTTTGGAGTTGTGGATCTTACCTACCATTGACAGTTCGGCATGGTCAATTGTGGTCATTTCATTCATATCACTGCTAGCTATTTCTGCTGTGCTTGCCATGTGCTTTTTTGTCCGCAGAAATGTTATAAGGCATGAACAACATCGACTTCCTAATGTGCGTGAGTTTCACGGAATGAGTAGTCAATTAGTTAAAGCTATGCCAAGTCTCATATTCACCTCAGCTGTTGAAGATAATTGCACCTCAACAACTTGCGCTATTTGCCTAGAAGACTACTGTGTCGGGGATAAACTTCGCGTGCTTCCATGTCGGCATA AGTTCCACGCGTTCTGCGTTGATTCCTGGCTCACTACTTGGAGGACATTCTGCCCTGTTTGCAAGCGAGATGCTATGGCAGGCGTAACTGATCTTCCGGCTTCTGAGCGCACGCCATTACTTTCTGGCACAACTCCGAGCACAATTCCTGTATCATCATTTCATTCTCCTGTGGCAGCATCTCCAGCCATCCGTATATCGGCAATGCCTCCCTGGTCACATTCAAATTCCAGACCTCATTCCTTCGCGAGTCCTAACAGTTCGCGAACAATGCCACTGCATCTCCAGTCTAATTCAAGTTTAACATCGAGCATTTCGCATATCCCTAACCTGCATAGTTCCTATGGCCGCTCACCATCAATTTGTATAAGTAGAAACTCTCTGGACCTCAGAAATTCATCGTCTCATAGATCTCGTTCGTACCTCGTATCTCCTCATTCCATTTACTCACCTATGAATTCTAGACTTGGATCCTCATACATGCCCGGCTCGAGTAATGCAGCCTCCAGCTATCTTGCGGCATCGTCCAGTAGACAATCTTACTTGAGACATTGTCCTGAATCAGAAGCAAGTTTATCGGCTTTAGCCTCGACAAATTCTTTACCAGGATGCTGA
- the LOC122047563 gene encoding receptor homology region, transmembrane domain- and RING domain-containing protein 1-like isoform X3 produces MGSFKHEIERKQMLTLFLLLVLLVPTAVSNVVLIGKNVSLSFPDVEANFAPPVKRSGESGVLYLAEPLEGCTKLTNEISKGLGDPFVLIRRGECSFEAKVRNAQYAGFKAAIIFDNEDRGSLISRNSVGIHIHAVFISMASGETLRKYVGYAGLELWILPTIDSSAWSIVVISFISLLAISAVLAMCFFVRRNVIRHEQHRLPNVREFHGMSSQLVKAMPSLIFTSAVEDNCTSTTCAICLEDYCVGDKLRVLPCRHKFHAFCVDSWLTTWRTFCPVCKRDAMAGVTDLPASERTPLLSGTTPSTIPVSSFHSPVAASPAIRISAMPPWSHSNSRPHSFASPNSSRTMPLHLQSNSSLTSSISHIPNLHSSYGRSPSICISRNSLDLRNSSSHRSRSYLVSPHSIYSPMNSRLGSSYMPGSSNAASSYLAASSSRQSYLRHCPESEASLSALASTNSLPGC; encoded by the exons ATGGGTTCGTTCAAGCATGAGATTGAGAGGAAACAAATGCTtactcttttccttcttcttgtattgttgGTTCCCACGGCAGTGAGTAATGTGGTGCTGATCGGAAAAAACGTGTCCTTGTCGTTTCCAGATGTCGAGGCCAATTTTG CTCCACCAGTAAAAAGATCAGGTGAATCTGGAGTATTGTATCTCGCAGAGCCGTTAGAGGGGTGCACTAAGTTAACAAATGaaatttctaaaggtttaggtgATCCATTTGTGTTGATCAGAAGAGGAGAATGTTCTTTTGAAGCTAAAGTCAGGAATGCACAATATGCTGGTTTCAAAGCTGCTATCATATTTGACAACGAGGATAGAGGATCCCTGATTTCAA GAAATTCAGTTGGCATCCATATCCATGCTGTGTTCATTTCCATGGCTTCTGGTGAAACATTGCGGAAGTATGTTGGCTATGCTGGTTTGGAGTTGTGGATCTTACCTACCATTGACAGTTCGGCATGGTCAATTGTGGTCATTTCATTCATATCACTGCTAGCTATTTCTGCTGTGCTTGCCATGTGCTTTTTTGTCCGCAGAAATGTTATAAGGCATGAACAACATCGACTTCCTAATGTGCGTGAGTTTCACGGAATGAGTAGTCAATTAGTTAAAGCTATGCCAAGTCTCATATTCACCTCAGCTGTTGAAGATAATTGCACCTCAACAACTTGCGCTATTTGCCTAGAAGACTACTGTGTCGGGGATAAACTTCGCGTGCTTCCATGTCGGCATA AGTTCCACGCGTTCTGCGTTGATTCCTGGCTCACTACTTGGAGGACATTCTGCCCTGTTTGCAAGCGAGATGCTATGGCAGGCGTAACTGATCTTCCGGCTTCTGAGCGCACGCCATTACTTTCTGGCACAACTCCGAGCACAATTCCTGTATCATCATTTCATTCTCCTGTGGCAGCATCTCCAGCCATCCGTATATCGGCAATGCCTCCCTGGTCACATTCAAATTCCAGACCTCATTCCTTCGCGAGTCCTAACAGTTCGCGAACAATGCCACTGCATCTCCAGTCTAATTCAAGTTTAACATCGAGCATTTCGCATATCCCTAACCTGCATAGTTCCTATGGCCGCTCACCATCAATTTGTATAAGTAGAAACTCTCTGGACCTCAGAAATTCATCGTCTCATAGATCTCGTTCGTACCTCGTATCTCCTCATTCCATTTACTCACCTATGAATTCTAGACTTGGATCCTCATACATGCCCGGCTCGAGTAATGCAGCCTCCAGCTATCTTGCGGCATCGTCCAGTAGACAATCTTACTTGAGACATTGTCCTGAATCAGAAGCAAGTTTATCGGCTTTAGCCTCGACAAATTCTTTACCAGGATGCTGA